In Carassius auratus strain Wakin chromosome 20, ASM336829v1, whole genome shotgun sequence, the genomic stretch atcacatttttatagaacatttcaatttcacagaaataatatacaaaagTTTGCGCATGCTTTATGTACTGCATCATATTagacatcaggcttttatggcccATACAGTATGATACAATGAGAATGTGGAGCAACTTAATTAattcagaggcccaaactgagcaaatatatgcaatttattgcagattatattatttatatatccaAAAGTTAAGATAAATTCTAACAGCTTGTATAtcaagggtttttttttcttttagcagtAGAGCAGACTACTTCCAGTAAATGCATACAAACATCAGTTGTCACTCTATACCCCTCATTAATATGTCTCAGTTAGAGGATTaggttttatgatcaaagctctgtagttttaatggtttagacaaaaatgtaatgcaattcaCTGATGATtgagacaaacaaaaaaaaaaatcaaaaaaaattatctataatttatttttcttgccAAGGATGTATAAACTATCAATCTGTGGGCAGGTAGTAATTAAAAGATAATGCACAACCGGGTTTTTACCATGCTTATAATTTTAGATGCTTTAGTTTCACGAATCAAAAACGAAACAGTAGAATTTCCAGgattacatatttgtattttttattctttattgtgttttttttgttctgtcgctgttatgttgcactgcggagcttctgtcacgaaaactaattcctcgtatgtgtgaacatacctggcaataaagctcattctgctCATAAGCCACAACATAAGCATAAATTAAGTCTGACGGGGACTAAGCATGCAATTCTACAGAGTTACTTTTAACACACTTGCATGTGGTAGTTGTATATGTTCAGTTGCATGCactgattttaatgttttgtttgatgTAACGTTACTTGAAAAAGTCATGTGAGCCATCACCTTTGGCTAACCTACCTCTGCACCACAAAACTACAGGACAACGGGGAACTACTACCTTCCTTCACCTCGAACTTGCCTTTcagatttaaaatgcaataatataacCATCGGTTTGAAGTCGTGTGGATGCATCAAACAAACCAAAGAATTCTCTAAAACAGCCCCAATAGTATTTTACCGGCAAAATGAGTCATTTATCAAAAATGGCTGTTCAACTGGGCCCTGTGAGGTGGCCTCCAAACCCCCCATTCACCCCAAATTCTGCCTCAGGCTATCCGGATATTATCTTTCAGCAAAGTATAAACTAAACCTGCCCATATTAATACCGACCTAtgtgagagaaaagaaaactggGGTTGGTTGCGTTATTTGTCGTTTCTCATGGCAGTGCTAACATTAGCCAGACTGATTCTTTTCTTCTAAAAAAGCAACAGCAGGAGCAGCACGCTGACTAACCGTTAACATAACTTACCTATCTCCGCCGGTCCTGTCTCTCTCTTCAAGTATATCGTTTATCCCGTCCAGAAGGTCTGTGTCCTGGGCCTTTGTATTGTGTggttgagcgtgtgtgtgtgtgtgagagagagagagagagagcgaggccGGCTGTGGATTACAAAAGCTCGTGCTATGCTAGTCCCAGCTAGCCGAGCGGTAAGCGACCCACAAAAATCTCCTCCTCAAAAGAGAAAGGAGCGTTTATGTCCCTCTCTCTGTCGTTTTCTTACTCTTGTGTGTTTCTGGTCGCGCCGCCGGTGTGAGGGGAGCAGTAACGGGCGGTTGGCGGTTTCTCGTGCGCTCGAGAGAGGGCCCCGCTCGCGCCGCGGCCTGTCGCACAATCAAAGATGGCAGCGCGCCAATCCACGAGAGCCTCACGTCACCGCGTACAGGGCAGGCGCTCCAGCGGCTGAGGAAGCGTCTTTAACATGTGAGACAGCAGATGCGCctttatacattttgaataacTTGACTGTCCTATTTTGTATAAAAGTATACAAATGTGTAGGCTACACCAAAGTGCCAGGGTGTTCATAGCAAtcattaattgatcaaaaattcgaatatatatatatacatacagtacagaccaaaggtttggaaacaatactatttttaatgttttttaaagaagtttattctgctcatcaagcctgcatttatttgatcaaaaatacagaaaaaatgtaatattgtgatatattattacaatttaaattaattgtttttaaatgtattatactttaatttatcatttatttctgtgatgcaaagctgaattttatgggttattatcacatgatcctttagaaattattattcattatcaaagttggaaacagttctgctgcttaatatttttccagaacatgtgatacttttttaggatactttgatgaataaaaaaaagaaaaaaaagaagctatgtttttaaaatataaatatttttaataacaatatacactactggtcagtaatttggggtaagtaatttttttctttttcttttttttttttaaataaaatcaatacttttattcagcaaggatgtgttaaattgataaaaagtgatagtaaagaaaatatattattagaatatatattattagaattttttttttattttgaataaatgcagttctttttaagcttttattcatcgaatatattagacagcagaacggtttccaacactcataataaatcagaatattagaatgatttctaaatgatcatgtgatagactggatgttacatgtgacactgaaggctagagtaatgaggctgaaaattcagctttgcatcacaggaataaataatttttttaaagtatattcaaatagaaaacttttattttaagttgtaataatatttcacaatattactgtttttttctgtatttttgatcaaataattgcaggctggatgagcagaagaaatttctttcaaaaacaataaaaatagtaatgttccaaacttttggtctgtactatatatatatagaatatattttcatatatttataaaatatgtcagagagttttacacaccagtgAGTTATTCtggcgacatttccacgcccTGAAACATGACGATGAACTAAACGAACTGTGATTGTTTGTTTGACATGCaggtcaaatggcctcatgggcgggccttgacCAATGGAAGCTGCCATGAAGGTCTGGCTATGGACTAGTTGGATCctgaatatttcagaattttcacaaataatcaaaattatttttattggaattgtatacatacaggtgcatctcaataaattggattgtcatggaaaagttaattcatTTTCGTAaatcagtaattcaattcaaattgtgaaactcatgtattaaagtgcacacagactgaagtagtttatgctcacatttaacaaaaacccaccaattcactatctcaacaaattagaatatggtgacatgccaatcagctaatcaactcaaaacgcctgcaaaggtttcctgagccttcaaaatggtctctcagtttggttaacTAGGCTAAACAATCATGGGGAAAACTGTTGATCTGACAGTTGTacagacaatcattgacacccttcacaaggaggtaagccacaaacattcattgccaaataagctggctgttcacagagtgctgtatacaagcatgttaacagaaagttgagtggaaggaaaaagtgtggaagaaaaagatgcacaaccaaccgagagtaccacagccttatgaagactgtcaagcaaaattgattcaataatttgagtgaacttcacaaggaatggactgaggcgggggtcaaggcatcaaaagCCACCACACatatgtcaaggaatttggctacagttgcaGTATctctcttgttaagccactcctgtgcTGCAGACAATGTTAGAGGCGTCTTACCTGAGCTTAggtgaagaagaactggactgttgcccagtggtccaaagtcctcttttcagatgagagcaagttttgtatttcatttggaaatcaaggtcctagagtctggaggaagggtggagaagctcattgcccaagttgcttgaagtccagtgttaagtttccacaatctgtgatgatttggtgtgcaatgtcatctgctggttttggtccattgtgttttttgaaaaccaaagtcactggaccattttaccaagaaatcttggagcgcTTCATGCTTcattctgctgaccagctttttgaagatgctgatttcattttccagcaggatttagcccctgcccacactgtcaaaagcaccaaaagttggttaaatgaccatggtgttgatgtgcttgactgtctagcaaactcaccagacctgaacccaatagagaaaaaatgagaaacgagaccaaaaatgcaaatgagctgaaggccactgtcaaagaaacctgggcttccaaaCCACTTCAGCAgtgtcacaaactgatcacctccatgtcacgccgaattgaggcagtaattaaagcaaaagaagcccCTAGCAAGTATTGTGTAcgtgtacagtaaattaacatactatccagaaggccaacaattcactaaaatgtttttattttattttttattggttttatgaagtattctaatttgttgagatttgtgaattgttgggttattgttaaatgtgagccaaaatcatcacaatcaaAAGAACCAAAGATGCACTTGTATATCAAAATTATTCATCTTGATACCTGTTTACCttcttatattattttttcattcaacagtcatggccaaaaatatagccacccttggtaaatataatcaaagaaggctgtgaaaatcaATCTGcatccttttgatattttatttaaaaaaaaaaaaaaaaagaattcacaaaaatctaacctttcattggataataataatttaaaatggggagaaatatcatttatgaaatgtttttctctaatacacactgGCCTTTTTGAATCCTTCATTTGCCGGTTTAACAggtctaaatgttctcctataatgcctgatgaggttagagaacacctgacaagagatcagagaccattccttcatccagaatcactccataTCCTTTAGATTCCCatctccatgttggtgcttctcctcttcagttcactcctctcattttctgtagggttcaggtcagaggactggaatggatataacagaagcttggttttgtgctcagtgacccatttctgtgttgttttgaggtttgtgtttgggttGTTGTATGGTTGGAAGATCTacatggtccattataagatttctaacagagtccgTCAGtaacagattttttatttgttggcatttcatagaatccatgatgccatgtatctaaacaagatgtccaggcaGCAATATAAACccacaacaataaaaatacagtagtatattttattgtacacatggggtacttttgatcccatcttgagtgtttgctgttaAAAAGCTCCTTTATAGTTTCATTTGACTATAGAAGGCAGTCCCATTTTGTAGTTCCAatcatgtctgataactgaatatgctggagtttgttttttgAATGAGCTAGGAAAAtctttcttgaaaccctcccaaacaagtgcagctgtggcctaatgattagagagCTGGACTCTTTAACCAAAGGTTGCCAGTTCGAGTCTTGGTGCTGTCAAgaattgtaggtgggagggagtgaatgaacattgctctcttccaccctcaatacccctGGCTAAAGTgaacttgagcaaggcactgaacccccagttgctccctgggtgctggatctatagctgcccactgctttgGGTGTATGTTCACttattgctgtgtgtgtgcatttggatgggttaaatgcagagcaccaatgtatgggttaccatacttggcaaatgtcactgctttcacagacttttagtttttttttttttttttttctgaacccgAGACTCAGCTGTGGTCTTTTGAGAGTCTTTAGCtgctcaaactctcctcctcaccgtgcattaggacgatatagacacatgtcctcttccaggcagtttcgtaacattttctgttgataggaaattcttaattattgccctgatggtggaaatgcaAATTTCCACTGCTCTAACACTTTTattaaagccacttcactaatttgtgaagctcaattatcttttgctgcacatcagaaatatattctttgttttttctcAGTGTGATGAATGATTAacggaatttgggctttgttttccctcctctttctatttctgtgaaacaggaagccatggctggataatttcatgttcataatcaccctgcactgctcaaaattgtaaatatgaatgagaatatactttaaataatttatagaggTGACAAATattcatttcataatgatatttccccccattttaaaatcttaaaatttagatttttatgctttttaaaaaataaaagatcaaaaggattaacaatgcagattaattttcacagcctcctttgatcatatttaccaaaggcggcgatatttttggccatgactgtatgtaTAATTTTCATGAATACCCCAACCCTGCTAACACATGACGTAACAGCTACGTAATGTTGTTAGAAGGGAagctttaaattttaaattatttgtccTCAAAAAACTTAGTAGATGGTTCAGCTATTATAATATATCCCTCATAACATATATTTCAAGAAATAGTTTCCTCACCAAACCTATAactctctttcttctgtggagcacaaagtTTAGCAGAATGATGACGCTGCTTTTTGCAATAAATCCAGGGCATTTTAAGCCTAAAACGCATCATAAAAGTCAGCAGGGTTTGTTTAGAGGTTTGTGAGAATTTTTACTTTGTTTCTCAAGAAAAATGTAGCTAGCTAACTACTCATTTGGACATGAGCGAAGTAAAGCTCCTAATAGCGACCTTATAACTTTTATAGCCTATCCTTGGTTATCCACAAGAAATGTGCTGTCATGTGTCAATTTACAGCAGTAAATGTAAACATGCACACCTCGCTTTTTTTAGGCTTACTACACTGcaacatacaataaaaatcatttaCAATGAGATGCACTTGCCTGTGAGCTCAGTAAACTAAACGTTGTTCCACGAAAATgtatactgttatttttattgacTTATTTTTCTCATTGATACTACAACCGAGAGGGTCATTTCTTAATAATACGGTAACATTTTGATATTACTTAAGTTGGAACAAACTGAGTATACTCAATAGTTAAAATCAGTTCTGTAGAAGTGAATAGGTTTATAtttataccttttttttatttaatgctcaAAGagttaaaaatactgtatatgttcTAAAATTACTGTattgtttacatttctaaaatgcAGTAGGCCTAATAGCTGGAATAGCATGATTGAACTACacataaaatcacttttataataaaatgtgtgtttaaaatgttaaGGCACATGCTGATAAAACAAAATGTGAGAATATCATacactacttttttttaatcattgttaCGGTTCAGCCTAGTTGACTTGTGCTTTAGATTTTATACAGCTGATTCATATAGATCACTGTCTGGTCAGTGGCCATGGTATAAAAGCCCTGATCTTGTCCAGGAGTGATGAAGGGTCTGCTATAAGTGTGTGCAGACTGGCTCTGCTGTAATACAGAGCAGAGAGCAGCACTGCAACAGACACCGAGAATACGAGTGAAAGAGAGGAGCGCTGAGACTGCGGCTCTGGTGTGCAGCGTGTTCTCAGGGGCTTGTTGACTCGATCCCACTGAGACAGGATGGCCTGACGAGCACCGTCCCATCGTCCCGGTCCGTGAAGACGAAACTGGTATGGGGTGCAGGGCCCAAAGATGACGTTCAGAGCCAGTCTAGGGTCTGTCAGCAGCAACTTCAGGATAGAAGGACGGACACTCACTTCTTTAGCCAACTCATCCATGTAGGGGATGTAGTCCACCTGGATGGTGTGTCTCTGGGCGGCCACATACCTGCATGAGAACACGATTAAGATCAAGACCCgctaatatacatacatactcaATACATACTTGAATTGTAGAAATTGTGTAAATGATGTGTTATATTTTCATGTGAGATGTTAAGTGTGGAGAACCTTCGAGCCATAGCTTCCTCTTTTGCTTTAATGTCCTTCATCATTGCACTCACTGGAGGCAGTTTGCATAGACCTAGTGAAGATGTCACAGCTTTGTTACATACAAAACACTGTATACTTATGAACATTAATAATGCTCTTACATGTTTATGTTTCACTtaaagataaatgtttttaagggtAATGTCATGAACAAAATATAAAgggttttatttacattatatacaagGGTTTGACGTATTATGTAGATAAACTGTAACTGCAAAACTCAAAACTTCCAAACTAAGAAGACCAAAATATGCTGGAAGAACATCATAGATGTCTTAAGCTTCAGTAGCATTCGTCTAAATCTACAGATAAAAGggtaaatgttttgtaattaacattttgtcatattGTAACAGTTTAATTACCatctttaataaaattataatgtacaGGATTGCAGGTGGACAtctcatattttttttgcatacactcataaaataaaagtttcaaaagGTGGGTTTCACAACAGTGCCACAGAAAAACCATTTagggttcctcaaagaacctttcagtcaacagttcttaaaataacatttttttcttagtgtgaagaacatctaTTTCCTCTATAGAACCTTTTACACAAtagaaagtttccatggatgttaaatgttcttcatcAAACCATAAATTCCTTTGAAGAGCCTTTATTTTTTAGCATATAGGAGGTCAGCGTCATGTTTGATACCTTTAAAAACACGAGTGGCCCAGCGCGCCTGCATCTCAGAGATGGGCATAATGGCTCCCAGAGGCTGAATCAGACCAATCACGGCTAAAGTTGGCCGCTCCAGTCCTGGGGGATATATGTATTTGTACAGGGATACTTTGTTCTTGGAAACAGGAATTACATGGGATGACAGGAAGGGGAATGAGAAAGTGTAGCCTGTGGCAAACACCACCAGATCAATGTCATCTTCAACAGTGCCATCCTCAAACACCACACTTGACCCACGAAACTCTTGTATGTTCGGCTTGACTGAGACGGTACCGGAGAGGATGCGGTTTGGTAAGTCATCATTGACCGTGGGATGTTGGCTGAAAACTctgccagataaaaaaaaaacacacacaaaacagcactATACAACACGATATAATACTGAAGAGAATATGCTTCATTTAACTCCAGTGTTCACAGTACCTGTGTGCAGGCTGCAGCCCATAGAGCTTGTGGTCAAATCGTTTATTGAGTTGTTTCTCTCCTAGTTTGTTAAGAAATCCAAGTGGCAGACATCCAAGAAACAACATTCGCCCTCTGTTATTAAACATCATATCGAAAGGAACACCTTTTCTCCTACACGATTAAATATCCAAGCTCCCTTTCGGGTGCTCAGATAAACCTGAAATATAACAAAcaattcaaatgcttttttctggTACTTTTGTGTACCAGAAAAAAGTTTTTCACAGTGAAAAGAAATTGTAACAAAATGGAAAATCATGAAGGTAAGAAAAGAAAGAGTTTCATTTTTGgagtcatcatttatttaaagtaaaaaaaaaaaaaaaaaaaatatatatatatatatatatatatatatatatatatatatatatatatatatatatatataaaacaatgtaatTGGTGTAAtgtaatattgataaaatatgtCATGTGGAATAGTAATTCATACActataattatttattcagtttttgttGCATATCACCTGTTTGGCCATTCTGCTCAGCTCCACAGCAATATCTCCTCCAGAGTTCCCAATACCAATCACAACAACCCTCTTCCCTCGCCATTCTTCAGGGTTTTTGTAGTCACGACTGTGGAAGAATTTCCCCCTAAATGTATCTATTCCTAAATAGATGATTTTAAACAGGTAGTCACTATAACATGGAAACACACATATATGACTATTGCATCCATGAAACTCCTGCTTCTACTGATTCTGCAGCCAGTGAGCTTATTTTTTCCCCCAACATTTAGCCTAGATAGTTTGGTTCAGTGTTTACTGGAAGATGGCCCTGCAACTACTAGAGTACCTTTGAAACCCTCCACCACCCCCAGCTCCACATGTCTATATCTGATGATTTTATGATGCCCATTTAGCCTGTTTAGCTCTATGTTTGTACTGGAAGCAGCAACATACTTGCTCTGGAGCACCAGCAGCATTAACAGCAGCGTCAGAAAGTGTAGCATATCCGATCAACTTAGAccaaatactgtaatattgtcaTATCCATTAACACGTAAAACTATTTCATTAACATGgtgagactgtcactgcctatcaccaagtgtattgatgatgtaacagtcataAAGACCATCACTGTCTGGGACAATCAGAAGCCGTGGATGATatgggaggtctacagactcctgaagacatggAACACTGCCTCCAGaactggagatgaggtgggcctgaggacagctagggccaacctatcctgcggcatcagagaggctaagagacagtacACCAGGAGGACGGCCCATTGATTCAACGATAGCAGAGACACTcagagcctgtggcaggggatacagaccattacggactacaagcccccaccgtGGACTGTGACAGCACCATCTCCCTGCTGAATGCCTTCTTCGCTTGCTTTGaggaacaaaacagcaccactgcacagacgTCTCCACCTCCTCCTTGCGACCAGTTGATGATGCTGCCCCcggacagcgtgaggagatccttcagcagaaTCAACACATCCAAAGTCCTGACAACATTCCTGGAACATAAACTGAGATACTGTGCAGTgcaactcactgatgtcttcacagacatttttaacatatcACTAAGTTGGGCTGTTATCCCCACATGTTTCaaagctaccaccatcattccagtcctgaagaagccatctccatcctgcttcaattaCTACCATACAGTTGCTCTGACtcctattctcatgaagtgctttgaacggctagttaTGCACCATATCAAATCTCACCCCTCCCTGGatcccttccagtttgcatatctgTCCAACTGCTTGACTGATGACGCCATCGCCAGTGCtatccactcagcactcacacatctagaGATAaaagactcatacgtcagaatgctgttcatacaCTTCAAAAGACTTCAAAACattcatccctcaacagctcattcacaaactgatTTAGCTGTGGCTCAACACTTTGCTGTGTAACtagctgttggactttctgactggaagacgtcaggcagtacgggtcgacagtaacacatccagcaccaacacactgaacactggggccacccaaggatgtgtgctgagctcCCTCCTCTTCAGTCTCCTGACACATGACTGCATATTGTCACACAactgggtctcattagcaacagagatgagacaaagtacaggagtgaggtgagtcGCCTGGccaggtggtgcagtgacaacaatttatctctgaatgtggagaagatgaaggagattgttgttgacttcaggagagtgcacactcaaCATGTTCCTCTTACCATCAATgatgcgactgtggagagagtgagcagcaccaagtttctgggtgtgcacatcaaagaggacctctcctggactgacatCACTGGAGCACTTGCCAAGAAAGAacagcagcgtctctacttcctccgcaaactgagaagagccagagccccagcccccatcatgtgcaccttctatagaGGCACCATCAAGAGCATTTTGACGGGCTGCATCACTTTGTAGTATGGTGCCTGCAATGTGTCCTGCCGGAAGACCCTTCAATGCAGATctttggtgtctctctcccctcattcaggacatttatggaacccgtctcaaCCCCAAGGTGATCCCACCtgcccatcacacagcttcttcagtctgctgccattaGGGAGGAGACTGCTGAGTCTCCAGGCAAAGACCAGCAGACTGAAGTGcagcttcattcatcaggcagtcaggaagctgaactccctccagACCGTGCCCCCCCTGCCCTCTTTTGCCCCAGTCACCACTGAACTCTGAACCCCTGCCCCTCTTTTTGCCCCCCCCACCACATCCCACATCCCCCATCCCCAGGTCCTTCCACTCCCCAGCTCCAAC encodes the following:
- the LOC113121142 gene encoding LOW QUALITY PROTEIN: dimethylaniline monooxygenase [N-oxide-forming] 5 (The sequence of the model RefSeq protein was modified relative to this genomic sequence to represent the inferred CDS: inserted 1 base in 1 codon); protein product: MAKRVAVIGGGTSGLACIKCCLDEGLEPVCFETSDDIGGLWRFKENPDPDRASIYHSLIINTSKEMMCFSDFPIPAHFPNYMHNSLIMDYFRMYADHFQLKWHIRFQTKVLHVTPRPDFPHSGQWDVETESKDGHREKQVFDAVMVCTGHHCHPHLPLQDFPGIDTFRGKFFHSRDYKNPEEWRGKRVVVIGIGNSGGDIAVELSRMAKQVYLSTRKGAWIFNRVGEXGVPFDMMFNNRGRMLFLGCLPLGFLNKLGEKQLNKRFDHKLYGLQPAHRVFSQHPTVNDDLPNRILSGTVSVKPNIQEFRGSSVVFEDGTVEDDIDLVVFATGYTFSFPFLSSHVIPVSKNKVSLYKYIYPPGLERPTLAVIGLIQPLGAIMPISEMQARWATRVFKGLCKLPPVSAMMKDIKAKEEAMARRYVAAQRHTIQVDYIPYMDELAKEVSVRPSILKLLLTDPRLALNVIFGPCTPYQFRLHGPGRWDGARQAILSQWDRVNKPLRTRCTPEPQSQRSSLSLVFSVSVAVLLSALYYSRASLHTLIADPSSLLDKIRAFIPWPLTRQ